From one Trifolium pratense cultivar HEN17-A07 linkage group LG1, ARS_RC_1.1, whole genome shotgun sequence genomic stretch:
- the LOC123890788 gene encoding uncharacterized protein LOC123890788 has translation MSQSSGSAQIKNNLADAVKTRSKSKKEGSTVVVNATPISSIPATSSKKKKSAKSTKKVSESSPSISIKSDSVRSKKKKPQSPTKRGLSMSDLYLNKDLSETVNVESHDVASGKNANVESSVKSVSEKVNQENPTVEENPSSVETLGKTQNIAENVVVSNNPSVIENMTVPTNVITDVAEKPQEKVIVTDVPTGVEPSAIPTNAEKDVEASKGGSSPHANTATGSFGSGSNTEASTEEEVNKESTPEQAADSEPENEAGEDSEKTTNEEQDIVDVDEVPSEEDLQPPPTQKGIGRRLRSRTTTPAPAVTTTPVVTKKAKDTTLKPVKYGPKKSWSKSVPPPEKKKGVLKRKSAPSSDSEFEAEKDDSSIKPPAKKAMSAKKAMPQSVAPDIEDFPCDNVSFHLPSYAQRWGIICKRRLALERELGKDILECEEIVTLINDAGLIKTVWGLGSCYEKLVREFVVNIPIGCDNPLDKEFQKVFVRGKCVTFSPSVINKVLGNADDPHPDIDVSDNVVCKTITAEKVKTWPKKAKVPAVKLTQKYAILNRIASVNWVPTTHASDIATNLGKLIYMIGTGTKFNAGLYIFNQVVQHAKTSVTKQPIAFPTLICDIILSQHPNIRHEDESAKKRATPLAIHQKLYSKQHAPDIAGPSNAAADTTMTRKEMIAMLEANCKELDEKKLQFERMIHALRVEEAAAQAADADDDGSSGEEEADTDVEGEESDSSPSASV, from the coding sequence ATGTCTCAATCTTCCGGTTCCGCTCAGATCAAAAACAATCTCGCTGATGCTGtgaaaacaagatcaaaatCTAAGAAGGAAGGATCAACTGTTGTGGTCAATGCGACACCCATATCAAGTATCCCTGCTACTAGttcgaagaagaagaaatctgcaAAATCCACTAAGAAAGTAAGTGAATCGTCTCCCTCAATCTCTATTAAGTCTGATTCTGTTAggtctaagaagaagaaaccccAATCTCCCACAAAAAGGGGTTTGAGCATGTCTGATCTATACTTGAATAAGGATCTTTCTGAAACTGTGAATGTGGAATCGCATGATGTTGCCTCCGGCAAGAATGCGAATGTTGAATCGTCTGTTAAGTCTGTGTCTGAAAAGGTGAATCAAGAAAATCCTACTGTAGAGGAAAACCCTAGTTCTGTTGAAACCCTaggaaaaacccaaaatattgCTGAGAATGTTGTTGTGAGCAATAATCCTAGTGTTATTGAGAATATGACAGTTCCCACGAATGTCATAACTGATGTTGCTGAAAAACCTCAAGAAAAGGTCATTGTAACCGATGTTCCAACCGGTGTTGAGCCATCCGCTATACCAACTAatgctgaaaaggatgttgaagCATCCAAAGGAGGATCTAGCCCTCATGCTAACACTGCCACTGGATCTTTTGGTAGTGGATCCAATACTGAAGCTTCCACTGAAGAGGAAGTAAACAAAGAAAGTACTCCTGAACAAGCTGCGGACTCTGAGCCAGAAAATGAAGCTGGTGAAGATTCTGAGAAAACAACCAATGAAGAGCAGGATATAGTGGATGTTGATGAAGTCCCCTCTGAAGAAGATCTGCAACCTCCACCTACTCAGAAAGGAATTGGGAGAAGACTGAGAAGCAGGACCACTACACCTGCACCTGCTGTTACCACTACCCCTGTTGTCACCAAGAAAGCAAAGGACACCACTCTGAAGCCTGTCAAGTATGGGCCTAAGAAAAGTTGGAGCAAGTCTGTACCTCCtcctgaaaagaaaaagggtGTACTGAAAAGGAAGAGTGCACCATCAAGTGACTCTGAATTTGAAGCTGAAAAGGATGACTCAAGCATCAAGCCTCCTGCCAAGAAGGCTATGTCTGCTAAGAAGGCCATGCCTCAATCTGTTGCTCCTGACATTGAAGACTTTCCTTGtgacaatgtttcatttcatcttccatcCTATGCTCAACGATGGGGAATCATTTGCAAACGAAGATTGGCTCTGGAAAGGGAGTTAGGTAAAGATATTCTGGAATGTGAAGAGATTGTAACCTTGATCAATGATGCTGGATTGATCAAAACTGTGTGGGGCTTAGGCTCCTGCTATGAGAAGCTGGTTAGGGAGTTTGTTGTCAACATTCCAATAGGCTGTGACAATCCCTTGGACAAAGAATTTCAGAAGGTATTTGTTCGAGGAAAATGTGTGACATTTTCTCCAAGCGTGATCAACAAGGTGCTGGGTAATGCTGATGATCCTCACCCTGACATAGATGTATCTGACAATGTGGTCTGCAAAACTATCACAGCTGAAAAGGTGAAAACCTGGCCCAAGAAGGCAAAGGTGCCTGCTGTCAAGCTAACCCAAAAGTACGCCATCTTGAATCGTATTGCATCTGTCAACTGGGTTCCTACAACACATGCATCTGATATTGCAACGAATCTGGGTAAGctcatttatatgattggtACTGGTACTAAGTTTAATGCTGGTCTGtatattttcaatcaagttgtgCAGCATGCTAAGACCTCTGTCACCAAGCAACCCATTGCTTTTCCAACTCTGATCTGTGACATCATCTTGTCCCAACATCCAAATATAAGGCATGAGGATGAGTCTGCTAAGAAAAGGGCAACTCCTTTGGCCATTCATCAGAAGCTGTACAGTAAACAGCATGCTCCAGATATTGCTGGACCATCAAATGCTGCTGCTGACACTACTATGACAAGGAAGGAGATGATTGCTATGCTGGAAGCAAACTGTAAAGAGTTAGATGAAAAGAAGTTgcagtttgaaaggatgatacATGCTCTCAGGGTTGAAGAGGCTGCAGCTCAAGCAGCTGATGCAGATGATGATGGCTCTAGtggtgaagaagaagctgaCACAGatgttgaaggagaagaaagtgaTTCATCCCCAAGTGCTTCTGTGTAA